Proteins from a single region of Argopecten irradians isolate NY chromosome 7, Ai_NY, whole genome shotgun sequence:
- the LOC138328192 gene encoding glycine receptor subunit alpha-2-like translates to MRIWIIQRKIFFHLSMLILFYNKLWTKALDNKKDLTTMLELIEEQVGNTPPNFNDDFPTEVECELYVDSFDSINEANMDFTVSIFIHLMWRDQRFLNWLRLTDNNSYIEADSKRLANLWVPDLYFPNEKRAFFHDVFMPNKMLRIFGDGKVSYTARLSLTLSCPMDLHHYPFDEQQCPIIMESFSYDENNIIMKWIGENTTEGANEAVQINREITLPQFEVYDIASTSFKRERKGSYARHSGLRTDFYLARNIGYYVVQMYIPSILVVMLSWISFWLNVNAVPGRISLGVLTVLTMTTQSSSVNASLPRVSYTKAIDIWMSVCLLFVFAALIEFAVANVLSNKDNNKGLKVKSMFHILQPGAKKKKPKTEILVGEDGEMRLGPDRDPTIQRKKVSGMVFSMYLDVASRFLFPFFFALFNLVYWAHYLSTS, encoded by the exons GACCACGATGTTAGAATTGATCGAAGAACAAGTAGGAAACACACCTCCAAATTTTAATGATG ACTTCCCAACGGAGGTGGAATGTGAACTTTACGTTGACAGTTTTGATTCCATCAATGAGGCAAACATG GACTTCACTGTTAGTATATTTATACACTTAATGTGGCGGGACCAGAGGTTCCTCAACTGGTTGCGTCTCACAGATAATAATTCATACATCGAAGCTGATTCAAAACGATTAGCAAATCTGTGGGTACCTGATCTGTATTTTCCAAACGAAAAGAGAGCTTTCTTCCATGACGTTTTCATGCCCAACAAAATGCTGAGGATATTTGGGGACGGAAAGGTCTCTTACACAGCTAG ACTTTCCCTTACACTCAGTTGCCCGATGGACCTTCACCACTATCCCTTTGATGAACAGCAGTGCCCTATTATAATGGAAAGTT TTAGCTACGatgaaaacaatataatcaTGAAATGGATAGGCGAGAATACAACAGAAGGAGCGAACGAAGCTGTTCAGATCAATCGGGAAATCACATTACCGCAATTCGAGGTGTATGACATAGCATCTACAAGCTTTAAACGGGAGCGTAAAGGATCTTACG CTCGTCACAGCGGCCTACGGACCGACTTCTATCTAGCGAGAAACATAGGATACTACGTTGTACAGATGTACATCCCCAGTATCCTCGTAGTCATGTTGTCCTGGATATCCTTCTGGCTGAACGTCAACGCCGTGCCTGGCCGAATATCTCTAGGCGTGTTGACAGTACTGACTATGACAACACAGAGTTCCAGTGTGAACGCCTCTCTGCCACGTGTGTCCTATACAAAGGCCATAGATATCTGGATGTCCGTGTGTCTACTGTTTGTTTTCGCGGCACTGATAGAATTCGCTGTTGCAAATGTGCTAAGTAACAAAGACAACAATAAAGGATTAAAAGTTAAAAGTATGTTTCATATACTTCAGCCGGGGGCTAAAAAGAAAAAGCCGAAAACGGAG ATTCTGGTTGGGGAGGATGGAGAAATGCGGCTAGGCCCTGACAGGGATCCCACCATCCAGCGTAAAAAAGTCTCGGGAATGGTCTTTTCCATGTACCTGGATGTAGCCTCCcgttttttatttccatttttctTCGCCCTGTTTAATCTTGTGTACTGGGCCCATTATTTATCCACCAGTTAG